A genomic window from Silene latifolia isolate original U9 population chromosome 11, ASM4854445v1, whole genome shotgun sequence includes:
- the LOC141613612 gene encoding uncharacterized protein LOC141613612, whose protein sequence is MRLPVHLEGEQAVVVKDSDMLEEIIEKKNSTKTMMTAWMATNAKHPEARTLSYAEFPTKYVWKDGGWQKRKQGKCIGRMVYVHPTAGEKYNLRVLLNIVKGAQSYEEIRTLGDVVYPTFKEAVDMAHLRMPSRSMDTAAEESYGMLLEDIERKKRRLFGDPNLELSDAAKRSYTLLEIDKILMRYGKRLSDIESMLQPVESDVHGMEKRLIRDEKKYDRKQLRDEWEGKVKLLNTEQKVINAVNSDLQELFFIYSHGGTGKTFLYGAISAKLRLEGKIVLNVASSVTGIAALLLPGGRTSHSRFDIPIELFDDSTCNVKQNSQLAELLRETSLIIWDEAPMDHRNAFEALDRTMRDIVSYKDPDASSKMFGGKVVLLGGDVRQVLPIVSKRKRQDIVQASMSRSHIWKSCTVFLLRKSMRVR, encoded by the exons ATGCGCCTCCCTGTGCATCTAGAAGGGGAACAAGCAGTGGTGGTTAAAGACAGTGATATGCTAGAAGAgataattgaaaagaaaaacagCACAAAAACAATGATGACAGCATGGATGGCAACAAATGCAAAACATCCCGAAGCAAGAACGTTATCCTATGCAGAGTTTCCAACAAAATATGTGTGGAAGGATGGGGGGTGGCAAAAAAGGAAACAGGGGAAGTGCATTGGCAGAATGGTTTACGTTCACCCAACAGCCGGAGAAAAGTATAACCTGAGAGTGCTCCTTAACATAGTCAAGGGTGCGCAAAGTTATGAAGAAATTCGAACATTAGGGGACGTTGTGTACCCTACTTTCAAGGAagctgtggacatggcccacctgcggatGCCCAGCCGATCTATGGACACAGCAgca GAGGAGAGCTATGGGATGCTATTAGAAGACATTGAGCGCAAGAAAAGAAGATTGTTTGGAGATCCTAACTTAGAACTTAGTGATGCCGCCAAGCGGTCATACACCCTGCTTGAGATAGACAAAATTCTAATGAGATACGGAAAAAGACTATCAGACATAGAAAGTATGCTGCAACCAGTGGAATCCGATGTGCACGGCATGGAAAAGAGACTGATTAGGGATGAGAAGAAGTACGATCGCAAACAGCTTAGAGACGAGTGGGAGGGGAAGGTCAAATTACTAAACACAGAGCAAAAAG TTATCAATGCTGTCAATAGCGATTTACAGGAATTGTTTTTCATTTACAGTCATGGAGGAACAGGAAAGACATTCTTATACGGGGCAATCTCAGCGAAACTGCGGTTGGAAGGCAAGATTGTACTCAATGTGGCATCGTCAG TTACAGGTATCGCAGCGTTGCTACTACCAGGAGGAAGAACATCGCATAGTAGGTTTGATATACCTATAGAGCTATTCGATGACTCGACGTGTAATGTGAAACAGAATAGCCAGCTGGCTGAGCTACTACGGGAAACGTCATTGATTATATGGGATGAGGCACCAATGGACCACAGGAATGCTTTTGAAGCGCTAGATCGTACAATGAGGGATATAGTTAGCTATAAGGACCCAGACGCATCTTCAAAGATGTTCGGGGGAAAGGTGGTGTTACTTGGAGGCGATGTCAGACAAGTGCTCCCCATCGTATCAAAGAGAAAGAGACAGGATATAGTACAAGCCTCAATGAGCAGGTCACATATATGGAAATCATGCACCGTGTTTCttctaaggaagagcatgagagTCCGGTAA
- the LOC141613611 gene encoding uncharacterized protein LOC141613611, whose product MGDGRLEAKVEEHEDEETWIKIPGEYTSVCGKLDIKQVVDEIYPNFIDGSKDDEYLRERAILTPLNKTADTVNDYMTGQIPGNYKIYKSCDEVYAASIDSDDQFSAYPTEHLNTLNLKGLPRHELKLKVGMPVMLLRNINPLQGLCNGTRLIITRT is encoded by the coding sequence ATGGGTGACGGGAGGTTAGAAGCAAAAGTGGAAGAGCATGAGGATGAAGAGACATGGATAAAGATACCAGGAGAATACACATCAGTATGTGGGAAGCTTGATATTAAACAAGTAGTCGATGAAATTTACCCGAATTTCATAGACGGGAGTAAAGATGATGAATACTTGCGTGAACGAGCAATACTGACTCCTTTGAACAAAACCGCAGATACAGTAAACGACTATATGACCGGGCAAATCCCTGGaaactataaaatatataaaaGTTGCGATGAAGTATACGCGGCTTCCATAGACAGCGATGACCAGTTCTCGGCTTACCCAACTGAGCACCTAAATACGCTAAATCTAAAAGGCCTGCCAAGGCACGAGCTCAAGCTCAAGGTAGGGATGCCAGTAATGCTTTTACGGAATATTAACCCCTTACAAGGATTGTGTAATGGAACTCGATTGATTATTACACGAACATGA